From Pseudomonas fluorescens:
ACGGTAACTGTGGCGAGCGGGCTTGTCCCGCGTTGGGCTGCGCAGCAGCCCCAATAAGAGCGCTGCAGTGTGCCAGGCAGGTCCGGGGTTATGTTTTGGGGCTGCTTCGCAGCCCAACGCGGGACAAGCCCGCTCGCCACAAAAAATGCGCTAAGGTGCTCACAAATAGCCATTTGTGAGCCCCCATGCCCTTCCTCGCCCGCACCCACCCTCGCCTCTCCGCTGCCGCCGCCCTGGGCCTTGCCGCTGGCATCCTGGTGCCGGCCGACAGCGTCGTCAGCAAGATCCTCATTGGCTGGAACACCGGGGTCTGGACCTACCTGGTGCTGATGCTGTGGCTGACCATCCGCGCCAAGGCCCCGGACGTCAAACGCATCGCCGAGATCGAAGACGAAAACGCCGGCCTGGTGCTGTTCATCGTATGCATCGCCGCCATTGCGAGTTTGGCGACCATCACCTTCGAGCTGGTGGGCAGCAAAGACCTGCCGACCACCGCGCGCCTGCTGCACTACGGCTTTACCGGGCTGACCGTGATCGGCTCATGGCTGCTGATCGGGGTGATTTTCAGCGTGCATTACGCGCGCCTGTATTACACCTGGGAAGGCAAGGAGCCTGCACTGCGATTTGCCGAAGACCTGCGCACCCCCAAC
This genomic window contains:
- a CDS encoding DUF1345 domain-containing protein, which encodes MPFLARTHPRLSAAAALGLAAGILVPADSVVSKILIGWNTGVWTYLVLMLWLTIRAKAPDVKRIAEIEDENAGLVLFIVCIAAIASLATITFELVGSKDLPTTARLLHYGFTGLTVIGSWLLIGVIFSVHYARLYYTWEGKEPALRFAEDLRTPNYWDFLYFSFTIGVAVQTADVGVATRAMRKVVLGQSLIGFLFNTAILGFSINIAAGLFG